In Nilaparvata lugens isolate BPH chromosome 5, ASM1435652v1, whole genome shotgun sequence, the following proteins share a genomic window:
- the LOC111045507 gene encoding probable RNA 3'-terminal phosphate cyclase-like protein yields MVGKNVLEFKGSQYMRQRLILSVVSGKPIKITQIRAKEDNPGLTEYEANLLRLLDKLTNGTWLEVSETGTAFSFSPGALIGGTLSHECCKLRGIGYYLEVLMALAPFCKKPLNIVLRGVTCNQKDPSVDSFKHGALPVLRRFMVIDPGLELTIKKRGVEPLGGGEIHLVCPSIKQLKPIQLKDWGKVKKVRGTMFALRVSPALANRMVESAKGVFLNFIPDVFFTVDHLKGQAAGKSPGFGGSLYAETTDGVIFTSDSVSDSAAQSHSVPEDIGRSAAHALLDEISCGGCVDSAFQSLACLYMALTSKDVSKCVMGPLTPYTIKFLQHLREFFGLMFQLEPYRDAAKDEFDEDDNQLRLGVNKVELTCVGIGYQKIL; encoded by the exons ATGGTTGGTAAAAATGTCCTTGAGTTCAAAGGTAGTCAGTATATGAGACAGAGATTGATACTTTCTGTTGTCAGCGGAAAACCAATCAAAATAACACAGATTAGAGCAAAAGAAGATAATCCTGGTTTAACTG AATATGAAGCAAATCTTCTTCGTTTGCTGGACAAGCTAACGAATGGCACTTGGCTTGAAGTTAGCGAAACTGGAACAGCATTCTCGTTTTCTCCTGGTGCTCTGATTGGAGGAACTCTATCTCACGAGTGCTGCAAGTTGCGGGGAATTGGTTACTATTTGGAAGTACTAATGGCGCTAGCACCTTTCTGCAAAAAACCTCTCAATATTGTTCTTCGAGGCGTCACTTGCAACCAG AAAGATCCTTCGGTGGACTCATTTAAGCATGGCGCTTTACCCGTGCTCAGGAGGTTCATGGTAATCGATCCAGGTCTTGAATTGACTATTAAGAAGAGGGGCGTCGAGCCACTGGGTGGTGGAGAGATACACTTAGTATGTCCTTCAATAAAACAGCTCAAACCCATACAG TTGAAGGACTGGGGAAAGGTGAAGAAGGTTCGAGGAACAATGTTTGCATTGAGGGTCTCCCCCGCTCTGGCCAACAGGATGGTCGAGTCAGCCAAAGGAGTCTTCCTCAACTTCATTCCAGATGTATTCTTCACCGTCGACCATCTCAAGGGACAGGCTGCTGGAAAATCGCCAG GATTCGGTGGCAGTTTGTACGCAGAAACGACCGACGGAGTGATTTTCACAAGTGATTCAGTGTCGGACAGTGCGGCACAAAGTCACTCGGTGCCAGAGGACATTGGTCGCAGTGCTGCGCATGCGCTGCTCGATGAGATCTCGTGCGGCGGCTGTGTGGATTCGGCGTTCCAATCACTCGCCTGCCTCTACATGGCGCTCACATCCAAAGATGTGTCCAAGTGTGTCATGGGCCCGTTGACACCATACAC aatAAAGTTTCTTCAGCATCTGAGAGAGTTCTTTGGTCTGATGTTTCAACTGGAGCCATATCGAGATGCAGCCAAAGATGAGTTCGACGAAGATGACAATCAATTGAGGCTGGGTGTCAATAAAGTTGAGCTGACTTGCGTTGGTATTGGTTACCAGAAAATTCTCTGA